One stretch of Novosphingobium pentaromativorans US6-1 DNA includes these proteins:
- a CDS encoding alpha-ketoacid dehydrogenase subunit beta — translation MLEEEAVSLHDAPTRSLNMIEAINEALDVMMARDPDVVILGEDVGYFGGVFRATAGLQGKYGKNRVFDSPINECGIIGAAVGMAAYGLRPVPEIQFADYIYPGLDQLVSEAARLRYRSAGEFVAPITVRSPFGGGIFGGQTHSQSPEALFTHVAGLKTVIPSTPHDAKGLLIAAIEDNDPVIFFEPKRIYNGPFDGYYDNPSKSWKNHAGGKVPEGYYSIPLGKARVVREGAAMTVLAYGTMIHVVEAVLAEKGVDAEIIDLRTLVPLDIETVQKSVEKTGKCLIVHEATRTSGFGAELSALVQERCFYHLEAPIERVTGFDTPYPHSLEWAYFPGPVRIGEAVDRLMKD, via the coding sequence ATGCTCGAAGAAGAAGCTGTAAGCCTCCACGATGCCCCCACGCGCTCGCTCAACATGATCGAGGCGATCAACGAAGCGCTCGACGTCATGATGGCGCGCGATCCCGATGTCGTCATACTAGGCGAGGACGTGGGCTATTTCGGCGGCGTCTTCCGCGCGACCGCGGGCCTGCAGGGCAAGTATGGCAAGAACCGTGTGTTCGATTCGCCGATCAACGAATGCGGCATCATCGGCGCGGCAGTCGGCATGGCCGCCTATGGCCTGCGCCCGGTGCCGGAAATTCAGTTTGCCGATTATATCTATCCCGGCCTCGACCAGCTCGTGTCTGAAGCGGCGCGCCTGCGCTATCGTTCGGCAGGCGAATTCGTGGCCCCGATCACGGTCCGCTCTCCCTTCGGTGGCGGCATCTTCGGCGGCCAGACGCATAGCCAGAGCCCCGAGGCCCTGTTCACCCATGTCGCGGGCCTCAAGACGGTGATCCCGTCGACCCCGCACGATGCCAAGGGGCTGCTGATCGCCGCGATCGAGGACAACGATCCGGTCATCTTCTTCGAACCCAAGCGCATCTACAACGGACCCTTCGACGGCTATTACGACAACCCGTCCAAGAGCTGGAAGAACCATGCCGGGGGCAAGGTGCCCGAGGGCTACTATTCCATCCCGCTGGGCAAGGCGCGGGTCGTGCGCGAAGGCGCGGCGATGACCGTGCTGGCCTATGGCACGATGATCCATGTGGTCGAGGCGGTGCTTGCCGAAAAGGGCGTCGATGCCGAAATCATCGACCTGCGCACGCTTGTTCCGCTGGACATAGAGACTGTGCAAAAGTCGGTGGAAAAGACCGGCAAATGTCTCATCGTCCATGAGGCGACGCGCACTTCGGGCTTCGGCGCCGAGCTTTCCGCGCTCGTCCAGGAGCGTTGCTTCTATCACCTCGAGGCGCCGATCGAGCGCGTGACGGGTTTCGACACGCCTTATCCGCACAGCCTCGAGTGGGCCTATTTCCCCGGTCCCGTCCGCATCGGCGAGGCGGTCGACCGGCTCATGAAGGATTGA